Proteins found in one Muntiacus reevesi chromosome 2, mMunRee1.1, whole genome shotgun sequence genomic segment:
- the KNDC1 gene encoding kinase non-catalytic C-lobe domain-containing protein 1, translated as MQTMDRAAAAFYEEDGKDLDFYDFEPLPTLPEDEENVSLADILSLRDSGLSEQEAWAVCLECSLAMRSVAHSAIFQTLCITPDTLAFNTSGNVCFMEQLSDDPEGAFVPPEFDVTGNTFEAHIYSLGATLKAALDYVPEPEPQPRLSQELEALLGQMQAEDPGDRPDLQSIIALCEEKMQLTSSCRLCRSLSAAGRRVLSIESFVAFQDVSDITWRGRLAPRSAGPKRQPGDRSADPEAMPALEGWPPSPTREGPEHPGTPPSKALLSSPVKNGESPGQEGLAPERLACLLLDAQRPPADLDRGFLDRSRLRKVRTLPRLPPDGPESGALCLSLTSVKTQLPALEFFPPDPKKAFPEGKHDLPSFQAQPASRLWLERELELRRGGDKRVGGGSPARESPPPDSKGPRDAGGDLGTPEPNEGTAAGAGEPDRAATEQDVSLQDLLTKLGRPFKEYELWALSHACLSTLRTLGQHPAYLCLDSVLVAEDGAVCFGPPPANGAYNAFFLAPEVAEQKMTTEKASVYCVAAVLWTAAKFSVPRDRKLALPRRLKTLLLHMARRSAQERPSAAEAIEACSGYLLQRGMDSRKILAHLRALTCRVYQEEETISLQHAFSVVELDPSLAAAPQPHSGIQPRVDAGCGRGPQMACPELAPSLAASLPPAPLTLSFRPPYVQPPEQGTRPRVMARVSQCTPHKDPQRLPSASGSLAYSNLPATQPNLMWLAGNSRLEAVQGPVPGQPSGLRGAELLPEALATPDTHSTPIVPTADAGVCRDRPTLTSGPAERPEDGGQLDLQGDGKQAPGPETAVQPAPSPSGPLRESARRGSAQGCPWPPAPTSPPEGPSMLPPESPAPTLPLETQVSSQDGGADEPVPIRASSVGLRPQPPRPPTAPPSPHHPAKPPRSKTTQEAGQEPEGPPSAPQGPSPATGNPDSPGDAPGRQPQPADCKLCPSGVDAPLLPEGAACPSLQEATRLIQEEFAFDGYLDRGLEALIMGEYIYALKDLTYATFCGAISEKFCDLYWGEKLLQNLFKVVNGRTPPSGNSALPGAATKGPLPGEVLPAQPLFGQEGELGPYGVGRVPLQGRIPLPSSLLGRSQPEPISAPALFLQQPPSRGETDAQKARVSTMPAAGLSHSASEETGSQPEDSGIRAPSSCSPSSRRASRLGSGKEKPDVDSDELSQGNFEVGFRPQQSVKAGRDGQPEAQPQGGGLARGAEAEPQPPRPPEHGLAVSPAPVGMPSCSPGWCSAFYEADCFGADVHSYVQELATQKGPRDPAADAQSPELEQQLMIEKRNFRKTLKFYQKLLQKEKRNKGSEVKTMLSKLKGQLEEMRSKVQFLGLAKKYLQVVYAEQWGLEPCALPVIVNIAAAHCDTLDFSPLDESSSLIFYNVSKHPRGSRQPKARVLQAGTPLGLMAYLYSSGAFLEGYVQQFLYTFRYFCSPHDFLHFLLDRISSTLSRAHQEPTSTFTKIYRRSFCLLQAWLEDCYTVDFVRNAGLLGRLQDYLSSQILPLDGSAEHLLGLLVGTERRAEGTLRGTDLEDPKEVEEDARPLNALCKRLSEDAVSRKSFPWRLSRGSGLALPHKERQYSIASALPKPCFLEDFYGPYTKAGEKGPYFLTEYSTQQLFSQLTLLQQELFQKCHPVHFLNSRALGVTDKSAAVPRASSSESLSAKTCSLFLPNYVQDKYLLQLLRSADDVSTWVAAEIVTSHTSKLQVNLLSKFLLIAKSCYEQRNFATAMQILGGLEHTAVRQSPAWRILPAKIAEVMEELKAVEVFLKSDSLCLMEGRRLRAQPTLPSARLLAMHVQQLETGGFTMTNGAHRWSKLRNIAKVASQVHAFQENPYTFAPDPKLQSQLKQRIARFSGADIAVLAADSGAGPRQAASEKHSRKIQDKLRRMRATFQ; from the exons GCTCACATCTACTCTCTGGGGGCCACGCTGAAGGCGGCCCTCGACTACGTGCCGGAGCCCGAGCCCCAGCCCAGGCTGAGCCAGGAGCTGGAGGCCCTGCTGGGCCAGATGCAGGCGGAGGACCCCGGGGATCGGCCCGACCTCCAG AGCATCATCGCGCTGTGCGAGGAGAAGATGCAGCTCACGTCGTCCTGCCGCCTGTGCCGGAGCCTGTCGGCCGCCGGGAGGAGAGTGCTCTCCATTGAGTCCTTCGTGGCGTTCCAAG ATGTCAGCGACATCACCTGGAGGGGGCGACTGGCTCCCAGAAGTGCAGGGCCCAAAAGGCAGCCCGGGGACCGTTCTGCTGACCCCGAGGCCATGCCTGCCCTGGAGGGCTGGCCCCCAAGTCCCACCAGAGAAGGCCCGGAGCACCCCGGAACCCCGCCCTCCAAGGCTCTGCTGTCTTCCCCTGTGAAGAATGGAGAGAGCCCGGGTCAGGAGGGGCTGGCGCCCGAGAGGCTGGCCTGCCTCCTCCTGGATGCCCAGCGGCCCCCGGCTGACCTGGACAGAGGCTTCCTGGATAGGAGCCGCCTGAGAAAGGTTCGGACGCTCCCCCGGCTCCCGCCCGACGGCCCCGAGTCTGGCGCCCTCTGCCTGTCGCTGACCAGCGTGAAAACCCAGCTGCCCGCATTGGAATTTTTTCCTCCAGACCCCAAGAAGGCCTTTCCAGAGGGGAAGCATGACCTTCCCAGCTTCCAGGCACAGCCTGCATCCAGACTGTGGCTGGAGCGAGAGCTCGAGCTCCGTCGCGGAGGGGACAAGCGGGTGGGCGGCGGCAGCCCCGCGCGGGAAAGCCCCCCGCCTGATTCCAAGGGCCCTCGAGATGCGGGTGGAGACCTAGGGACTCCGGAGCCTAACGAGGGGACTGCGGCCGGAGCCGGGGAGCCCGACAGGGCGGCCACTGAGCAG gacgtCTCCCTGCAGGACCTCCTGACCAAGCTGGGCCGGCCCTTCAAGGAGTACGAGCTCTGGGCTCTGTCCCACGCGTGCCTCAGCACCCTGCGGACGCTCGGCCAGCACCCAG CCTACCTTTGTCTGGACTCCGTGCTGGTGGCCGAGGACGGAGCTGTGTGTTTCGGGCCACCTCCTGCCAACG GCGCTTACAATGCGTTCTTCCTGGCTCCCGAGGTCGCAGAGCAGAAGATGACGACTGAGAAG gcCTCTGTATACTGTGTGGCCGCGGTCCTGTGGACGGCCGCCAAGTTCAGCGTCCCCCGAGACCGCAAGCTGGCCCTGCCACGCAGGCTCAAGACTCTCCTCCTGCACATGGCCAGACGCAGCGCCCAGGAGCGGCCTTCGGCCGCGGAGGCCATCGAG gcctgcagtggttacctcCTGCAGCGGGGCATGGACAGCCGTAAGATCCTGGCCCACCTGAGGGCGCTGACCTGTCGG GTTTACCAGGAAGAGGAGACCATCAGTCTGCAGCACGCTTTCTCGGTGGTTGAGCTGGACCCCAGCCTGGCAGCCGCACCCCAACCCCACTCAG GAATCCAGCCCCGTGTGGATGCTGGATGTGGCCGAGGACCCCAGATGGCGTGTCCAGAGCTGGCCCCCAGCCTCGCTGCCTCACTCCCCCCGGCTCCTCTGACCCTGTCGTTCAGGCCTCCCTATGTCCAGCCGCCGGAGCAGGGGACTCGCCCCCGCGTCATGGCCCGTGTCTCCCAGTGCACCCCCCACAAGGACCCGCAGCGCCTCCCGTCTGCATCCGGGTCACTGGCCTATTCCAACCTTCCAGCCACTCAGCCAA ACCTCATGTGGCTCGCTGGCAACAGCAGGCTCGAGGCCGTGCAGGGGCCAGTGCCTGGTCAGCCCTCTGGCCTCCGAGGGGCCGAGCTGCTGCCAGAGGCGCTTGCCACCCCGGACACTCACTCCACGCCCATCGTCCCTACTGCGGACGCAGGTGTCTGCAG GGACAGGCCCACCCTGACCTCAGGGCCAGCCGAGCGGCCAGAGGACGGAGGCCAGCTGGACCTGCAGGGTGATGGGAAGCAGGCCCCTGGCCCAGAGACAGCTGTGCAGCCGGCGCCCAGCCCCTCAGGGCCCCTCAGGGAGTCAGCACGAAGAGGCTCGGCCCAGGGgtgcccctggcccccagcccccaccagccCACCAGAGGGGCCCTCAATGCTGCCGCCAGAATCTCCAGCCCCAACCCTGCCCCTGGAGACACAGGTGTCCTCCCAGGATGGAGGGGCAGATGAGCCTGTCCCAATTCGAGCATCTTCTGTTGGGCTTCGGccccagccccccaggccccCCACAGCGCCCCCCAGCCCTCACCACCCAGCCAAGCCGCCTAGAAGCAAGACCacccaggaggcaggccaggaACCTGAAGGCCCCCCGTCAGCCCCACAGGGCCCCTCCCCGGCCACAGGGAATCCAGACAGTCCCGGGGACGCCCCAGGACGCCAGCCCCAGCCAGCAGACTGCAAGCTCTGTCCGTCCGGCGTGGACGCCCCGCTCCTCCCGGAGGGGGCGGCCTGCCCGTCACTGCAGGAGGCCACGCGCCTCATCCAGGAAGAGTTTGCCTTCGACGGCTACCTGGACCGCGGGCTGGAGGCTCTGATCATGG GGGAGTACATTTACGCCCTGAAAGACCTCACCTACGCCACGTTCTGCGGGGCCATATCGGAGAAGTTCTGCGACCTCTACTGGGGCGAGAAGCTGCTGCAGAACCTCTTCAAGGTGGTGAACGGACGGACGCCACCCTCGGGGAA CTCGGCGCTCCCCGGGGCAGCCACCAAGGGCCCCCTTCCGGGTGAAGTGCTCCCTGCGCAACCGCTCTTCGGGCAGGAAGGGGAGTTGGGCCCCTATGGGGTTGGGCGGGTGCCCCTGCAGGGACGTATCCCCCTGCCCAGCTCCCTCCTGGGTCGGAG CCAGCCGGAGCCCATCTCAGCCCCAGCCCTGTTTTTGCAGCAGCCCCCCTCCCGGGGGGAGACAGATGCCCAGAAGGCCCGCGTGTCCACAATGCCTGCGGCCGGGCTGTCCCACAG TGCTTCCGAAGAGACCGGGTCACAGCCCGAGGACAGCGGGATCCGCGCTCCAAGCAGCTGCTCGCCGTCCAGCAGAAGGGCCTCGCGTCTTGGGTCGG ggaaggaGAAGCCGGATGTGGACTCAGACGAGCTCTCTCAGGGCAACTTCGAAGTGGGATTCCGGCCTCAGCAGTCAGTCAAAGCTGGGAGGGACGGGCAGCCGGAGGCCCAGCCGCAGGGCGGGGGCCTGGCCAGGGGCGCTGAGGCTGAGCCCCAGCCCCCCCGGCCCCCCGAGCACGGCCTGGCTGTGAGCCCCGCCCCGGTGGGCATGCCGAGCTGCAGCCCCGGCTGGTGCAGTGCCTTCTACGAGGCTGACTGCTTCGGTGCCGACGTGCACAGCTACGTGCAGGAGCTGGCCACGCAGAAGGGTCCCAGGGATCCTGCGGCCGACGCCCAGAGCCCG GAGCTGGAGCAGCAGCTCATGATCGAGAAGAGGAACTTCCGAAAGACCCTCAAGTTCTACCAGAAGCTCCTACAGAAGGAGAAGCGGAACAAAG GCTCCGAGGTGAAGACCATGCTGTCCAAGCTGAAAGGGCAGCTGGAAGAGATGCGGTCCAAGGTGCAGTTCCTCGGGCTGGCCAAGAAGTACCTCCAG GTCGTGTACGCGGAGCAGTGGGGCCTGGAGCCCTGCGCACTGCCCGTGATCGTGAACATCGCGGCCGCCCACTGTGACACGCTAGACTTCAGCCCCCTGGACGAGTCCTCGTCCCTCATCTTCTACAACGTCAGCAAGCACCCGCGCGGCAGCCGGCAGCCCAAGGCGCGCGTCCTGCAGGCCGGCACCCCGCTGGGTCTCATGGCCTACCTCTACTCCAG CGGCGCCTTCCTGGAGGGCTACGTGCAGCAGTTTCTGTACACCTTCCGCTACTTCTGCAGCCCCCACGACTTCCTCCACTTCCTGCTGGACCGCATCAGCAGCACCCTGTCCAG GGCCCACCAGGAGCCCACCTCCACCTTCACCAAGATCTACAGGCGGAGCTTCTGCCTCCTGCAGGCCTGGCTGGAGGACTGCTACACCGTGGACTTCGTGAGGAACGCCGGGCTCCTGGGGAGGCTCCAGGACTACCTCTCCTCCCAG ATCCTGCCTCTGGACGGCTCTGCGGAGCACCTACTGGGCCTGCTGGTGGGCACCGAGCGGCGGGCCGAGGGCACCCTGCGTGGCACAGACCTGGAGGACCccaaggaggtggaggaggacgCCAGGCCCCTCAACGCCCTGTGTAAGAGGCTCTCGGAGGACGCCGTCTCCCGGAAG AGCTTCCCCTGGCGGCTCTCCCGGGGCAGCGGGCTGGCGCTGCCCCACAAGGAGCGACAGTACAGCATCGCGTCGGCCCTGCCCAAGCCCTGCTTCCTCGAGGACTTCTACGGGCCCTACACCAAGGCCGGCGAGAAGGGGCCCTACTTCCTGACTGAGTACAGCACCCAGCAGCTCTTCAGCCAGCTGACGCTGCTGCAGCAG GAGCTGTTTCAGAAGTGCCACCCCGTCCACTTCCTAAACTCGCGGGCCCTGGGCGTCACAGACAAAAGTGCAGCGGTCCCCAG GGCCAGCTCTTCTGAGTCTCTGTCAGCAAAAACCTGCAGCTTATTTCTGCCCAACTACGTCCAGGACAAATACCTGCTACAACTTTTAAGAAGCGCAGATGACGTCAGCACCTGGGTGGCCGCCGAGATCGTGACCAGTCACACCTCCAAG CTGCAGGTGAACCTGCTTTCCAAGTTTCTGCTGATCGCGAAGTCTTGCTACGAGCAGAGGAACTTTGCCACGGCCATGCAGATCCTGGGCGGCCTGGAGCACACGGCTGTGCGACAGTCACCG gcctggagaattctgcctGCGAAGATAGCGGAGGTCATGGAGGAGCTGAAAGCTGTGGAG GTCTTCCTGAAGAGTGACAGCCTGTGTCTGATGGAAGGACGGCGCCTCAGGGCCCAGCCCACCCTGCCCTCGGCCCGCCTGCTGGCCATGCACGTCCAGCAGCTGGAGACGGGCGGCTTCACCATGACCAACGGGGCCCACAGGTGGAGCAAGCTCAG GAACATCGCCAAGGTGGCGAGCCAGGTCCATGCGTTCCAGGAGAACCCCTACACGTTCGCCCCTGACCCCAAGCTGCAGTCCCAGCTCAAGCAGAGAATCGCCCGCTTCAGCGGGGCCGACATCGCTGTACTGGCGGCGGACAGCGGGGCGGGCCCCCGGCAGGCGGCCAGCGAGAAGCACTCCCGGAAGATCCAGGACAAGCTGCGGAGGATGAGAGCCACGTTCCAGTAG